TAAAATACGTGAGGTAATTGAGCCAAAAGTCATCCACGCGCTACCCTTAATAAAGGTATCTTGCGTATTTTGTTCTTTTAAATTATTTTCTTTCATCAATTTTCCCTAAATTCGTGTACTAACTATTTTATTTTGAATGAAAAACGACAATTAACAATCAATATACTTATCACTTTAGGAAAAATTAACTTTATTTAGCAACAATATTGACAATTTTATTTGGCACCACAATTACCTTTTTGATTTCCTTACCAGTCAAGAATTTTTGGACATGTTCAAGTTCTAAGGCTTGTTTTTGCAAATCCTCTTGGCTTGAATCCTTGCCAGCTGTGAAATTACCGCGCAATTTACCATTAACTTGAACCATAATATCAACTGTTGATTCAACAAGCTTAGCAGGATCATATGTTGGCCATTTAGCAAAAGTAACAGATTCGTTATGACCAAAGATTTGCCAAATCTCTTCCATCATGTGTGGTGCAATTGGTGCAATCATCGTAATAAAGCCTTCAGCATATTCCCGCGGAATAGTTTTAGCCTTTTGAGCAGCGTTGATGAAGACCATTAACTGTGAGATGGCGGTATTGAAATGCAAATCATTAAAGTCTTCTGTGACCTTCTTGACAGTTTCATTGTAGATTTTATCCAAAGTACCATCATTTTCGGCCACAATATTTTCTTGTGGAATTGCCTGTAAGTCAAGATCGTTAACAAACAAACGCCAGATTCGGTCAAGAAACTTCTTGGTTGAAGCTGGGCCATTGTCATCCCAATCAATTGAAGCATCAAGTGGTCCCATGAACATCTCATACATTCTTAGACTGTCAGCACCATATTCGTCAATCACATCATCAGGATTAACGACATTCCCCTTTGACTTAGACATCTTGTCATGGTCTTTAAGAATTAGTCCTTGATTGTATAAGCGTTGGAATGGCTCTTCATTTGGTACCACGCCAAGATCGTATAACACCATATTCCAAAATCTAGCATAAAGAAGGTGTCTAACGGCGTGTTCTGCCCCACCAATGTATAAGTCAACTGGCGTCCACTTCTTTAACAATTCGTAATCTGCTAATTTGTTATCATTATGCGGATCAATATAGCGTAAGAAGTACCAAGAAGAACCAGCCCAGTTAGGCATTGTGTTCGTTTCCCGCTTACCTTTGCGACCATTTTGATCAACAACATTAACCCAATCCTTCAAGTTAACTAACGGACTTTCAGGTGTACCTGATGGCTTAATATCAGTTGCATGTGGCAATACAAGTGGCAGTTCATCTTCGGGAACAAGAGTAGTTTCGCCGTCTTCCCAGTGAATAACCGGGATAGGCTCGCCCCAATAACGTTGCCGGCTAAATTCCCAGTCGCGCAACTTGTAGTTAACCTTTTGCTTACCAGCATTGTGTTCTTCAAGCCACGAAACCATTTTTTCTTTTGCATCTGCCACATTCAGGCCATTTAAGAAGTCTGAATCAATGTGTGGTCCCTCACCAGTGAAGGCCTCTTTATTAATGTCGCCGCCTTTAATAACCGCCTTAATTGGCAAATGGAATTTTTGAGCAAACTCATAATCACGTGTATCGTGAGCGGGAACTGCCATAACAGCGCCTGTTCCGTAACTTGCCAGAACGTAGTCAGCAATCCAGATTGGAATTTCCTCATTATTGACCGGATTGATAGCGTAAGCACCGGTAAATACACCAGTCTTATTTTTATTTAAATCGGTTCTTTCCAAATCTGATTTAGATTCAATTTGCTTAATATAAGCATCAACATCAGCCTGGTGACCAGCAGTAGTAATTTTTTGGACCAACTTATTTTCTGGGGCTAAAACCGCATAGGTAGCACCAAAAAGCGTATCAGGTCTAGTACTGAACACATCAAATGTTTGATCAGAATCCTTAATCTTGAATGTAATTTGAGCCCCAACTGAACGACCAATCCAGTTACGTTGCATTTCTTTAATATTTTCTGGCCAATCAAGATTATCAAGACCAGCAAGAAGACGGTCGGCATATTTAGTTATCCGAAGCATCCATTGTTTCATGTTCCGGCGATAAATTGGGTAGCCACCACGTTCGGTTTTACCATCAACGATATCTTCGTTAGCAACAACAGTTCCTAAATCTGGTGACCAGTTAACCGGAACTTCTGCTTCATAAGCAAGACCGTGCTTATACATTTGCTCAAATGTCCACTGCGTCCATTTGTAATATTTTGGATCACTTGTTGAGATTTCTCGGTTCCAGTCATAAGAAAAGCCTAACTTATTTAATTGTCTCTTAAAGTTAGCAATATTGTCCCTAGTTACGACAGCTGGGTCTTGACCAGTCTGCAATGCATATTGCTCAGTTGGTAAACCAAAAGCATCCCAGCCCATTGGATGCAGCACATTGTAACCCTCACTACGCTTCATACGCGCAATAATATCGGTTGCCGTATATCCTTCTGGGTGCCCTACGTGCAATCCCTTACCAGATGGGAATGGAAACATATCTAAAACATAATAATTTTTCTTTTGCGGATCACTACCCGTTTTAAATGTTTGATTTTTTTCCCAATAATCTTGCCATTTTTGCTCAACTACTTTGTGATTGTACATAAACATTTCCCTCATAAAAAAAGTCCTATGAAATAAACTCATAGGACGAATAATCGCGGTACCACCTAAGTTTCACGTAAATTAACGTGACCCTCACAAGCCCCTTAACGCGGATAGCAAACGAAAGATTTAACCTAGGCTCAGTTCACAATATATTTTTCAAGTCTTGCACCAACCGACTCTTCTCTATAGAAAAATAAAATTGCTACTAGTTCCTAACCTTTATTTTTTGATCAATAATGATTATAATTTACCACAAATGCTAAAAAAAACAAGGGGAGAAAGATATTTGAACACTACAGATCATTCGAAAAAAGATACAATCATACCCGCGACCATATTTCTACTTATCTACGCGGCTTGGGCAATTCTGGTTTCCTCTGGCAACCAATTTATCCATCAGTTTGATAAATCGTTAATTGGTTTAATTTGTAATAACAACCCTGCTATCATCAAATTCGCAACCACTTTTACCAACTTGGGCAATACTAGCGTTATTATGGTTGCGACCATTATTCTGGTAATTGTTTTAGGCGTTTTTCGCAAATACGCTTTCGCGGTTTTTACAGCGGGAACAATGATTGCAGCTAATGGTTACAATTGGATCATTAAACATGCGATTGGTCGGCAGCGACCAATGGTGCACCACCTTGTTGAAGCGCATGGTTACAGTTTTCCTTCAGGACACTCCGTGGGAAGTGCCACACTTTTTGGCATTCTGATCATTTTAACCATCTTGCTAGTTAAGAAGAAAGGACTTAAAATCATTCTGTGTATCATTTGGCTATGTTTTCCCATACTGATTGGCTACACGAGAATCTTTGACCATGTTCACTATCCATCCGATGTTGTCGGTGGCTTTTTAGAGGGTATCTCCTTCTTACTAATTGGGTACTCATTTTTATACCATTACTATTTAGATAAATGAAGATTAAGTCGTTTTAAATAAACGGCTTTTTTATTTGCTCTTTTTCTTGAAAGCAGCTCAGAACATTATTTGATAACGCTAAGCAAATCTCGCTGCAGGTGTTCTTGTAAAACCGCGTGAAGTTTAACCAATTGGTCTTGATAGTCCGAACTGAAATTTCGTGGGCTTTGATCATTTACAAACCGACCGGCGTTTGTCATTCCCCAAAATTGAGCGGTATCGTCATCAAAAACTTTAAATGCATTCATGTATTTATCCCAGACTTGATCGTTTTGACCAATGCCATCACCAACATAGCCTTGGCCGCCACCAAGGTAGCCGCAGTTCATAATGGTGTACAGATATTTCCCGCTAAGTAACCCGATTAAACCATTTTTACCTGCTTCATAGGCAAATCCGGCAGCAAAAACTTTTTCAATATAGCCCTTAACGATACTTACAGGAGCATCATGCCAATTAGGATAAGCAAAAAGAATCACATCTGCCTTTTTTACAAACGACTGCTCTTGAGCAAGGTAAGCCGGTGCTTCACCTAGGCCATCTTTGACATAGTAAAATTCTTCTTGGTGTAAAACGGGATCATAATTAAGATCATAGAGATCGCGTAATTCAACTGCCCAATCATTTTCCTCTAAATAGCGCATAGCGGTATAAACCAAATCATAAGTTAAACTATATTTTCTTGGTTCTCCGACAATAAACAAGGCCTTTTTCTGATTAGGTTTAGCGTTAAAACCGTGTGGTGTATATGGCTGCTGCAATTCTTGCGGTACCACTGTCCCAGAAGTTCTTATTTCTCCGTTTAAAATTTTTTGAGCTAATTCCATTTAATTATTTCTCCTCTACTAGTTTTACCTTAACGGCAAATTTTTTAGTTTTAATGATAATTTTTATGCCTGCTGTTTGTTCTTACTTTGATAGATACTATTAAAAAGCAAGGCAAGAACAATTGCCACTAGTGAAGCCACAAATACTCCCTTTAAAGCACTGAACAATACCTGACGCAGCTGCGGAACCAAATTGGCTGCTAGCTCCTTGGCTTTAGCCGATGAAACAATTTTGTTCATCATTGCCTGATTTAATTGTGGGTTCTTGGCTAACTGTTTAGCAACCACCGTGTTAAAGGTAATACCAAAGATTGACATCATCATTGTTTGTCCTAAAAAGCGCATCAAAGTATTAAACGATGTGGCGACGCCCACATTACTTGGTTCAACTAAAACTTGCGCCTGTACTTGGGAAGCAGGAATTACGACACCAAAGGCAACGCCATTAATCCCAGCAATAACGTAATAAGTCCAGACGGGCGTAGTAATCGGTAAGATTAAGAGTACGCAATCTACTATTAAGATAATTGTTAATACCCCATAGAAAGTCTTCCGAACACCCCAACGTTTGAGCAGTCTGCCTACCAAAAATGAGCCAACAACCCAAAGAAGTGAACAAGGAGTTACCGCAAAGCCTGCTACCGTGGCACTGACACCTTTAACTCCCTGCATCCAAGTCGGAAGATAGAATTCAAAGCCGGCAACAACACCACCAATTAATAATGTTGTCATGTTCATAGCCAGAAATTGGCGCTTTTTAAGCATTGTTATGGGCATTATTGGGTCTTCGGCACGTTTTTCTTCCCGGTAAAAAAGTATGGCACAGACAAGCACCACTGTAAATAAGACAAGGAGATACACTGGCTTAAGTGTGCCCAGCTGCTGCAATAAAAACATTAAACTCAGAAGCAAAATCATTAACCAGAAAGTGCCTTTAAGATCCAGTTTGACCTTTGTTTTAGCTCGTGATTCATTCATAAAGATGATTACCAAAATTAAGGCAAGAAGACCAATGGGTACGTTGATGTAAAAGACCCAGTGCCAGGATAATTTTTGGATAACAAAGCCGCCTAAAAGCGGCGCAATAATGGATGCTACTAGCCAAAAGCCGGAATTGAGTCCTAACATTTTAGCTCGTCTTTCTGGTTCATACATGTCAGCTAGGATAGTCATCGCAACAGGCTGAACAGCACCGGAGCCCAAGCCTTGAATAACTCGAAATAAAATTAACTGAACCATGTTATGGGCTAAGCCACAAAGAGCTGAGCCAACTATAAAAAGCGTTATTCCAAATAGAAAAATTGGTTTACGTCCAACACTGTCTGCCAATTTGCCAAAAATGGGTGTTGATACGGTTGTCATGAACACAAAGATGGCAACAACCCAATTCATAATTTTTAAACCATTTAGACTTGAAACAATTGTGGGCATTGCTGTTGAGACAATTGTTCCTTCGATAGCAGTCATAAAGGTGGTCAAAAATACGGCAAGCGTTATGACCATTACATTAACTTTTTTCAAAATTCTTCCTCCTTAATCTCAATTTGTTGCTTAAAAATTGCCGATTTCAACTTAGTCTCCCGACTTTAAGTCAAAAAGCTGGCATGATTATCTGCTTATTTACTCCCACTTATTAGCATACTAATCAGACCATTTCTATATTATTAATTGTCACCCCCTCTTTATTAGCTAATTCAAACCATAATTCATTCTCATCAATTATCATTTTTTATCACGTAAATATATCACAAAATATTACTATGATAAACACATTTTAATATTGCCATTAGGTCAATTAAAAATTACTAGTAGAAGCTTTTTTGATAACTAATTGACTATTGCGAGCTATGTAGCAGTAATAAATTAATAAAAAACATATTTATAATCTTGAATTTATAAAACTTAGAAATCGCTTTCTTTAAATGCTATACACTTACCAGTTTTTCTGCTAATTTTTAGCCATATCAGATTATTTGTTAACGCCTATTTTTCTTATTATTAATCACTCTTTTAATGCTGGCTTTTTGTTTATTAATTATGTATTAATTCTTACTTTGTATCTATCAAAACAATACGTACAGTTAATTTTTTGTAAAACAAAAAGGGAATCGAAATTCGATTCCCCAAAATTGTTAATCTTCAGTTTTAATACTTTAGGTTAATTTACTTGTTTCTTTTTATAAATGCAGTTGAAAATAATTGATAGGACAATTGCTACAAGTGATACGGTATAGACTCCCTTAAGAGCACTAAACAGTACTTGACGCAATTGAGGAATCAAATTAGCTGCTAATTCTTTTGCTTTTTCTGCCGAAACTATTTTGTTCATCATTGATTGTGTTAGGTTTGGGTGTTTTGCTAGTTGACTGGCAACGATTGTATTAAAAGTAATACCATAAATCGATACCATCATCGTTTGTCCTAAATAACGCATTAACGTGTTAAATGAGGTTGCCACCCCAACATTATTTTGATCAACCAATACTTGTGAGCGAACTTGCGCAGCGGTCATA
This genomic window from Lactobacillus panisapium contains:
- the leuS gene encoding leucine--tRNA ligase, translated to MYNHKVVEQKWQDYWEKNQTFKTGSDPQKKNYYVLDMFPFPSGKGLHVGHPEGYTATDIIARMKRSEGYNVLHPMGWDAFGLPTEQYALQTGQDPAVVTRDNIANFKRQLNKLGFSYDWNREISTSDPKYYKWTQWTFEQMYKHGLAYEAEVPVNWSPDLGTVVANEDIVDGKTERGGYPIYRRNMKQWMLRITKYADRLLAGLDNLDWPENIKEMQRNWIGRSVGAQITFKIKDSDQTFDVFSTRPDTLFGATYAVLAPENKLVQKITTAGHQADVDAYIKQIESKSDLERTDLNKNKTGVFTGAYAINPVNNEEIPIWIADYVLASYGTGAVMAVPAHDTRDYEFAQKFHLPIKAVIKGGDINKEAFTGEGPHIDSDFLNGLNVADAKEKMVSWLEEHNAGKQKVNYKLRDWEFSRQRYWGEPIPVIHWEDGETTLVPEDELPLVLPHATDIKPSGTPESPLVNLKDWVNVVDQNGRKGKRETNTMPNWAGSSWYFLRYIDPHNDNKLADYELLKKWTPVDLYIGGAEHAVRHLLYARFWNMVLYDLGVVPNEEPFQRLYNQGLILKDHDKMSKSKGNVVNPDDVIDEYGADSLRMYEMFMGPLDASIDWDDNGPASTKKFLDRIWRLFVNDLDLQAIPQENIVAENDGTLDKIYNETVKKVTEDFNDLHFNTAISQLMVFINAAQKAKTIPREYAEGFITMIAPIAPHMMEEIWQIFGHNESVTFAKWPTYDPAKLVESTVDIMVQVNGKLRGNFTAGKDSSQEDLQKQALELEHVQKFLTGKEIKKVIVVPNKIVNIVAK
- a CDS encoding phosphatase PAP2 family protein — its product is MLKKTRGERYLNTTDHSKKDTIIPATIFLLIYAAWAILVSSGNQFIHQFDKSLIGLICNNNPAIIKFATTFTNLGNTSVIMVATIILVIVLGVFRKYAFAVFTAGTMIAANGYNWIIKHAIGRQRPMVHHLVEAHGYSFPSGHSVGSATLFGILIILTILLVKKKGLKIILCIIWLCFPILIGYTRIFDHVHYPSDVVGGFLEGISFLLIGYSFLYHYYLDK
- a CDS encoding NAD(P)H-dependent oxidoreductase, coding for MELAQKILNGEIRTSGTVVPQELQQPYTPHGFNAKPNQKKALFIVGEPRKYSLTYDLVYTAMRYLEENDWAVELRDLYDLNYDPVLHQEEFYYVKDGLGEAPAYLAQEQSFVKKADVILFAYPNWHDAPVSIVKGYIEKVFAAGFAYEAGKNGLIGLLSGKYLYTIMNCGYLGGGQGYVGDGIGQNDQVWDKYMNAFKVFDDDTAQFWGMTNAGRFVNDQSPRNFSSDYQDQLVKLHAVLQEHLQRDLLSVIK
- a CDS encoding MDR family MFS transporter, producing MKKVNVMVITLAVFLTTFMTAIEGTIVSTAMPTIVSSLNGLKIMNWVVAIFVFMTTVSTPIFGKLADSVGRKPIFLFGITLFIVGSALCGLAHNMVQLILFRVIQGLGSGAVQPVAMTILADMYEPERRAKMLGLNSGFWLVASIIAPLLGGFVIQKLSWHWVFYINVPIGLLALILVIIFMNESRAKTKVKLDLKGTFWLMILLLSLMFLLQQLGTLKPVYLLVLFTVVLVCAILFYREEKRAEDPIMPITMLKKRQFLAMNMTTLLIGGVVAGFEFYLPTWMQGVKGVSATVAGFAVTPCSLLWVVGSFLVGRLLKRWGVRKTFYGVLTIILIVDCVLLILPITTPVWTYYVIAGINGVAFGVVIPASQVQAQVLVEPSNVGVATSFNTLMRFLGQTMMMSIFGITFNTVVAKQLAKNPQLNQAMMNKIVSSAKAKELAANLVPQLRQVLFSALKGVFVASLVAIVLALLFNSIYQSKNKQQA